Genomic DNA from Canis lupus dingo isolate Sandy chromosome 32, ASM325472v2, whole genome shotgun sequence:
TTCTACAACTGGTGTGTGTTCCACCAAGAGACAGAAACAATCCTGTTAGCAAATCATTTGCTCTCATTCAAAGGGCCTAATGTTTTTCCACCAGAAAAAGGACTTTGCTGACTGCACTGTACGTGCAGGCCGACTCGAGGCACTGAGTGTTCCTTTATGCATCGAAGTCATAAACAAATAGCAAATTATGCAACAGAGCCTCTCAAGTTTTCGCCTTTCTGTTTTCTGAGCCGGGGAGCTCTTTCTCACACCCTGGGCAGCTCGGGGAGAGAATGGAAAGGCCCTCTGCTGGAAGCACATCAAATGCAGAAACTAGGCCACTTGGTGCCAGAGGGTTCCCAGGCCCCGGCTGCCAGTCGAGGTTTATGCTTTAGTTCACTTCAGGACCAAACCCCGGCATTTTGGAGCCTCACTGCCAATGCTTCTGCTGATTTTAAAGAGTGATGTGTAGGTGTCAGGTGGCCCTCAGACAAACAGGAAGGAGCTTAGGACATTTGTCatcatttctttctatattttgctgGTTCCCTTAGCAGGCATGAGGGATTTTTTTGGTTATGGGTATAATCCTGTAAGAACGGCtctttgactttatttctttttttcctttttttttttttttaaagattttatttatttgagagagagagacagagatagtgacagagagcacaagtggggaggagagggagaagcagactccccattgagcagggagcctgatgtggggctccatcccagggccccaggatcatgacctgagctgaaggcacatgcttaaccgactgagccacccaggtgctcctgctttatttctttcaagTGGTATGACACTTGTTTTGGAATGTAATCGTGCACTCAAAATTGCAACAGCAAGCCAACCCTAGCAAAGGTGGATTCTATTCTAAAGGTTattgtacaattttttaaaactttgcattacttttaattttccaaagttttaaaattttcccctAAAAATAGAGTAGCAGACTCTTTCTTACCTTTGCTCTGCATGGAGTATTCTCAGAGATTACACTCTCACTTTTGGCTCCGATGGCTTCTTCTAAAACTACATCAAAGAAGATACAATAGAGAAGACAGGataacataaaaatcttaaaaaaaaaaaaactttttgctgtctataaaaatacttttttaaaaataaaaatacctttaatGAAGAACTGAGAAGTAAATGTACTGTGTTTGAAACATGTCACTATTAGAATTGCTGCTTTTAAACTTTCATTGTAGCATTTCATCATTATCATTTACAAGCGACACTAAACCTGTGTTAGGTATGCCCCATTCACTTTATTCAAAGTAAGTTCTTCACCTCACTGTTATTAATGCTCAATCTCTGAGATGACTCTGAAGCAAGGGTACAGACTCGCCCCATCCTATACTCTTCTTTCCACCTGGCCCTTCACGCAGGTGTGTGAAGAATGCTTGCCAAGTGTGGGTGTGAGAGTACTCTTGGTTCAAAGACAGTGACCATATTAAAGATAACTTGGGCTGGCTCTCAAGTTTTCCAACACTGACAatctattttgtatgatatatcAATTCCTGGCTTATCGGCCTTGCCCTAACCCCAAAAGTCTGAGAAGGGAGCAGAGAAGttgaatcttgaaaatataactaaagcaaaataaaaaatgttctaacATTTGACAGTACGTTACGTTTTCCAACATGGTTTTACATTGCTAGTTCACTTTTTAAGCTCAATTTATGTtcataacagaaaaacaaatgaacttaagtatataatacagGTAGTAAGCAAAAGATAAATTCCTATGACAAGGCTAATTCTGAATGGCAAACAGAAAGCCTCAAGAGTTAATGTAGTAAGTGAAATACACAAGTCAAGCAATTCAGCATATAGCAAATGATTGTTAACCTGTAacctataatttttattattaatgtttcTCACATTTCCAAGGCAAAATGCTAACACACTGTACACTGCAGCATCTGTGGTGCTCAGTGTAAGGCAGACCtgcagcttttttaaaaagtgaaagtagagaaaaataaagttgtctTCAGGTCCTTAAAAACCCAGAGCTGGAGCTGTGGGAGCCCGGGCAGAAAATTTAGATTTAATGAAGAGTCTACATAGTTATTACCTTTTCAGCTACCTTTTTCTAGTTCTACATACAAAGTTGCACATTCATTTCCAATCTCTTTCACTTCTGTTGTGAAAAACCCCACGCACGTTCTGTATGACCCAGTGTGGGACAAGGTGGCATCCTAAATGTCAGTGAACAGACCTGTTAGGATCTCATCGAGTTGGTCCACCATAAATTTCGCATCTTCTTCCGTGAAGCACATAGGTGGTTTTATTTTAAGCACATTTCTATGAGGTCCGTCGGCACTGAGAAGGACTCGCTTTTCTTTCATCCTAATTAGCGCAGGAAATATGCGTGAGTGCATACAACTAGTAACAGGTTATTTAAGAATGATGTGAACACAGAGCAGCTCAGTATTCTCATGCAAGCAGCCCACATTTATCAACTGCATGCGTCTCAAACTTCCCTTATTTGGAGATGTGGGGGGAAGTAAAAGAAGATTTCAAGTTATGGGGGGTAcggggggagaggggacaggtTTCAAGGCGGGAGACAAGTCGGGTGTCGGGGTGCTCTTACTTGTAGATGACATGTTGAGCTTCATCTGTGGCGGGGGTCCTTTCCTGCCGGTCCTTCACCAAGTCAATTCCGATAAACAGGCCGATGCCCCTGAGGAaggtaaagagagaaaacatgacaGATGCTCTATCAGATACTGCATTGTCATAAAATATTACCACTGTCCCCAAACTTCAGTTTAATTTGAAGCTGGATATAATTCCCTGTAGGGGTAACCTGTTATTGATTCTAACTAATCCAAGATATCAATCCAGTGCCACaggtctttccagtttttgaaatcAACTTGGTTTTGTCacccagttttttttctttacttaattataaaagaaaaagtcttaagAAACAACCTTCTTATGCTAGTTTCTCAGGACAGTAATGATGATAAATGttcaatgtttatatatatgaaaaataccaAGTCTTCCAGgatgtaattttaataatttttaataaatctttaagagtTACTTTAAGTTACTTCTTCTCATCTCTTAGGGGCTAAAGTTAtactggctttatttatttttttaaagtataaaagttGGGAACGATATATACAGTGGTTAACAGTGGTTAATTTTTATATCAGGGTTCTAAATTAagaatgaggtttttaaaaatgttttttagtgttttctagatttagttttatgtaatttattttaaatttataagataaagtttaagctattttcatttggaaaaatgaatAGCCACACGACAATTTCATAATAAACGTACCTGATGTCTCCTATCAAAGTGTGTTTAGCCTTCTGTTTATTGAGTAACTCAGTAAGATAATCCCCCACTCTAGTGGCATTTCCTTGAAGGTCTTCATTTTCAATTACATTCAGGACAGCCAAACCAATAGCAGAAGATACTGGATTTCCTCCATACTgcagaaaaaagatttaaaagaatccACAATGGTTGAATTATTGGTATTGCTTCATCTACGAGAAATTGGCTCATACATAAGCAGGTAAAGATATAATTTCAGTGAATTTTTCTCTTGCGATGTAAACTTTTTAGATTTGGAATATAGTGTGATTCTATTTGTTTACGACTGAGTGAAAATTAATTCCAAATTTTATTCTCCATGCTGCATAATTGGTATGAAGGACTATCAGGGAATTTATTAGTTCATCTAAACAAAAACCAGACATTGCACTGGGAACTAAGAATTTCAGAGTGTGGTTCGCTGAGGGGGATAAGGGTTCTACCTCTGAACACTTGTGTAAAAACAGCTAAGCAATGGCATTTTCTCTCAATAATTTATGTCCTTAGATTTGAATCTTACTTTTCATTGTCACAAGTCCTATTACACATATGGCACAAACTATAATAATTTTTCCAAGCTTAAAGTTCATGACTTTTGGGGGGtaaaaccaaggaaataaaatttccGAAAGATAGAAACTTTAGTATCTCCTGTGACAGCCATAtaacatttatagtactgtatcaTCTAAACACTTTAGAAATGTTTGGGGAATTTAAATGTGatacaaaataaagaagatcATACCACCTGTGAACAAAACATCATAATCTCTAGAGTTTAGCAAGGCAACCATTTATCACTGGAACAATTAATCATTTTAGAAAGGGGAAAGATACACAAGGAAAAATACAAGAATTATGCCAGAGAATGAAATATAGTTAGATAAAAGTTTGGCTAGGGTCCTGGGGTAGTTAGCTGGCAAtactaaactttattttttactacattgGCAAGAAGTATAAGAACACACAATATTTTCCCCTCTTAGCACAAACGGGGAGGCCAAAATTTACCGTATTGAAGTATTCCATCCCAGAACTGCTGAAGGCTTCTGCGATTTCTTTGGTTGTTACCACGCATGCCATTGGGTGGCCATTGCCCATTGGTTTCCCCATTGTGACGATGTCCGGAACAAAGTCTTCGCCCTGCATTTGGAAGCTCCAGAAATGTTTCCCAACTCGGCCAAAGCCCACCTGAACTTCATCAGCAATAAACACACCTCCTGCTCTGTGTACATATCTGCAAAGCAAAAGGGAAATCTAATGTTTTCAAGTCATCGAGAATCCCCAAACCCACCCACAAAGATACCGATTATGGAGGGCCTAAGAAAATGTTAACTTGAGGTCTGGAATCGTTGTCAAAAACATTTCCGTGCTCAAATCCCCAGTGACATCTCCATGATGTCACTGACTTTGAAATATAATCACATAATTTCCAGAGTAGACACATTCTTATTATTTAGGTTTGTGCTGCTTCAAGTAAGCTATACTGTGGTATTTTaagtgggaagagagagaagtgaacAAGAAGTAGTGTTTAGCAGGGTTAATCTTCAAAGTTTTACTAATTGGTAAGGCATGGGCACCAGCCAgggaggaggccaggctggggacCGGAGCCCAGCCCCGGAGGCTCCCCCTGCTGGACCACGTGTAAACCCTTTATCCCTTTATTTGCTGGATCTTGGGAAGGTAGAGGGGTTCTGGGGAGTCCTGGTGTGGCAGGCATGCCAAAGTGGCTATTGACCAGCTAGTCTGgaagtatttcaatattttaaccaATATGGCCTCTCAGAACTGTCACAGAGCCTTCAGTTTGACAAAGAATGCCCAGGTCAAGTACATACTCTGCCACTTTCTGGAAGTAGCCTGCTGGAGGAATTATTTGTCCGCCACAACTCTGCATGGATTCAGCAATAAAGGCAGCAATCTATACAAGAGAAGACGGCGTCAAAGTCCATTAGGTCCCCCTTGAACCCCCTAAAAAAGAGGACTTCTTAACAGAGCAGGTAATTTTCAAAATGGTTGGGAATGGACCTATGTCAAGTAGCAAATAGGCCACTtgatgacaaaaagaaaagatgttcgCATTGGAGAAGCAACTGATCTGAAGCACCTGTTTCTAAAATTCTAGAGTACCAGTGGAACTACCATGAGAAATGGAGGAAGGGCAACCTCCAGTTCTCcattattaaattaaatgcaggggatccctgggtggctcagcggtttagcgcctgcctttggcccagggcgcgatcctggagtcccgggattgagtcccacattgggctcctggcatggagcctgcttctccctcctcctgtgtctctgcctctctctctctctctatgtctatcatgaataaataaataaataaatcttaaaaaaaattaaatgcagtgTTTTCCTTAGGATCAACTGAACAAGAATGATGTTTTGAGCAGTCTTTGATacgaatttctaaaaaaattaccCAGGTTCTAAACCCATTATCGTGGTGCCTGTTTCCTCAGCTTGGTGAAGGAGGACTGCCTGAGCCTGGAATTTGCTCTCAGGAAAGTCCAGGGTGACTTCTGGCCGCACACTTTAGTTACTATGCTATATTTCTAGTTCTTACCCTGAACCGGGCTTAACTCAGTGGAATCAGGCAATTCACAAGAGGAATTACAAAGGAAATGCtctagagaggaagaaaggaggagtaGAAAATAGGTACCATTGAATCAAGAAGAGAAAGCATAGGCAGAGGATGAGATATGGAGTCAACAGAACCAAGGCTCTAGTCCAGACTACATCCAGTAACTATATTACCTTGGCTTAAGttcttcacttttaaatatttcatttattagctATAAAACAAAGCCATTGGACTTAAGAGTTTGCTGCTCTAAAATCCCCTGACTTTGCAAGCACATCTAATATTCTGAAGCCTCCATCTTCTATTTGCTCATTGCTTTCAGCATTGTTAACAGAACAGCATCAAGTCAGTAACTACTGAATGTTAATGTAATTGAAAAAGTTATCCGAACCTTCTAGCAGCAAAAATACCACGTGATCCGggtaatgtgaattttttttctagaagcacTCTTTACCGTTGTGTAAGAAAATACAGACTacccttgaaaaagaaaagcatatagaGCTCCCCATAACAGGTAGCACTTGGGACTAGTTGTGCAGCTACAAACAATGAATTGGATGGGAAGAAAACCGTTAAATACAAATGACTCTCTAGTCActaagataaatatatttgaattggAAAAAGCAAAGTCTTCATTTTTTATCTCAATTAAGATTTTTGTATTGCCATGTTGATGCCATAAGCCAGTTTAAAGGCAAAGCATATATCAAATCACTTTAAAACTCCACATAAATAACCCCCAAATGGGCTGAGTAGGGTGAAGACTGAGAAAACGGAAACTCTTTTTCTTACCAGACGATTCTGGTTCTGTCTTTGAAGCTCAGGCTCAGATTGGAGAAACATTTGTTTTGCCTTTGTTAAACCAGGGTCTGCAGCTTCAGGAAAGTTGTACCAGTTCAAGGGAAGCACCAAGGCTTCCTGGGCCTAGGAACCCTCATTGGTTCAGAGGCCCCAAGGCCACTATgactcttccccttcttcctattTCAGCTCCCCATGCTACTTTCATTTGGAAGAGTCTGTCCACGGCCTATCACCTTTCCTAATCCTCTCTCCCTCTAGCCCTTTGGACAAGAGTCGGCATCCCACTGGGAAAGTGAGAATTAGGCCACCAGTCCTGGAACAGGCATAGTGATTGCatttccagaataaataaaaatagataatcttAGAGGATGATCATAATAATGCACTTTTTGAAACATGAGCTGAATGAAATGTaagtggagaaaaatagaaagggaattGAGATCTAATCCTTTTCCACCTTTCCAGTGTGTCACAGTGATTTCAGTCCACTTCATAAAAGATGTTAAGCTGTtttcaaaactataaatacaAACCTTCCTCCCACTGTTATGAGCTTTTTCAATAATTTCCTTTACTTCATCTGCATAAGCATTGGCTGGGTCTGCATGgtcttctctgtattttcctctGTAAGTATCTGGAGCTGGTGCCTGAAAACCAAATGGTAGAGTTTCTTTAGATTCACGTCTTGGACAGATGAGCTATTGCAAAAAGGCACTTCCCCACAAGAGCATTTAGAAAGGTAACTATGTGGACTTAAGTGACTCTaggttcttttgttctttttccttaacATTCCTGAATTCTGTGAAAGCTGAGGTCTTTGTATTGTGAACAGGAGCTTGGATTTGCTCCTAGACCCTTGTAAGTCAAGACTGCATCCCTATTCAAATAAAGAACACATTCAAATCAACAAGTGTGATTGctgtatttgaaaatttcaatggatgaaaattttattaactatTCTATATTGAAAATAAACCAACACTTACCGACTATATGGCAAACTGCAATCATCCAAAAACTAGAATGCTTTAGCACTGATGCCAAGTCTTAACATTTTGGAAGAAAGAACTGACAATTCTCTTATGAAAGACTACTGATCCTTAATTAAACCAAATGAGTTTTTATGTTTCAACAATGACTTgattggtttctttatttttttttttacttttcattttacttcataACTCTATATAACAATTTAGCATAGAGCAGTTTAAGACATTCATACATGTTAGATTTAACTCCAAATTTCAAGCTGGCATCAGTGACAGAAAACTTGAAGACCAAAaggtgaggaaaataaaatgatagcaaTGAATAATAGCTTTCACTACCACTATGCTAATTTGCTGATTGTGATGCTCATCAATGGATTTTAAACCATATCCTGTCATTTTCTGGCCTTTTGACTTTAGTAAGTCACATAAATGCTCTtgatcttagtttcttttttcatagcTTCATTTTGATGGAAGGATCAGGCTGGATTGTCCTTAGGCATTCTTCCAGTACTAACTTTCtgatttttggattcttttttttttttttttttttttgatttttggatTCTAAGATGCTTACCACATGCACAAATTCTTTCTTGACATCTTTGCCCTTTCGGAATTTATATGGGCTGATCTCAATTAAAGATGATAAGTGACCATGGtaagcactgaaagaaaaagaacagtaacTAAAATCACTCAGAGAAGGAAGTTTTTGTAGTATATGAAAAATAGCATTGTACGTCATCAAGGGAAAATCTCAACCTTAGTGCCAGATAGAACTATACAGGATCTAATTCTTCATGGCAAGATTGGCCATTTAATTTGTCCAGTTCTCTTTGTTCATGTAATAAAACACATAGGAAACCAAGTATGTATCCTCATAGACAATTTTTTTAAGCAGGCAAAGAAAACTTAATTTCTTAGGATGATATTAGGTGTGCTAAATTAGGTTGTCTAAatgtaaaaattgttttctatagcttcatgaaaaacttgaaaagtatgtatcctttaaatttatttgacagttACATTCTAGTAAATTCTAAAAACAACTTTACATCACAGAATGGGCTGTGTTTCTGTCTGGAATGGTTTCTATGGGATGTCTGATTGCATATGCTGGGCAAACACAAGTTGTAAGAGCAGGAGGTCTCTTCAGGAAGAAGTATGATTGAGAGATGGCCAAGTGGCTGTGagagtcttttctcttgcttAAAATATAGGTGGTTATAATattcccttttctgtttcttgcacAGAGGCATAATTGGGAGATctggaaaagaaatttttaaaaagcccatgaatagataaaacaaaGAGAGAGGACTTCCCTTAGCAAGATTAAAGCATGCTACAAAGCCACAGTAATAAAGTTAGCATGCATCCAAATGAGAACAAACTGGAGACTGGGACAGAAGGTCAAATCAGAGACACACCCACACATAAATGTAACACAGGGGTAGATTTCATATGAGGcagtagaagaaaatgaaaaagaatatctTTGTGCTCTGGGGATGTGGGAGGTGTAGGGGGAGAGATATTAACAAAACTTAGAACACATAAACCGTatgatgaaaattttatttatttgatctgaTCAAAATGAAAGATTTCTGTTGAAAGATACCATGGACAAAGCTAAAAGACACATGATAGTGTGGGAAAAGATTCTGAAATGTTTCAAAGTAAAATGCTCATTCACACTGGTGGTTCTCAACTCTGCCCACATGGTAGAAACACCTGggaaatttaagaatatatagtGTTTCCTGGAATCcacttctgattttctttaattgGTCTGGTGTGGGACCTGGGCATTGGCATTTAGGGAAATTTTTTCCCAGGTAATTTTAAGACACAGTCAAGGTTGAAATCTTTTGATCTAGACTATATCAGCAAACACAAACCAACAAGAAACAGATGGGaatcccaaaagaaaaatgggcaaagaatatgaACAGGTACTTCTCAGAAGAGAAATCACAAATGCATGTATCTGAAGAGATACTCAAACCCATAATTAGGAAACTGCACATTAAAACAACATTGATACCATTTTAGTTATTGGACTGGcagaagttagaaaaaaatgagaaagcagggTATTATAAGGTTTTGGTGAGAATAGGGGAAAATGGGACCTTTCATGCAACCGTTCTGGAGACTAATCTGGCAGTAGTTAGTCAAATTAACAATGTTTCTGGGACCCCTAGGGGCTGGCAATCCTGTTTCTGGGTGTTTATCCCTAAGACCTTCTTAAAAGGTCCATAAGGTCACACGTACAAGGATGCTCAATGAGAGTCACTTCCAGAagtgaggagaaaaggagagtgaCAGTAGCCTCCTCTGTGGGGAGGATGAGGCAGGAGTTTGAGCTGCACTGTCCCCTATGGCAGCTACTGCCCACACATGGTAAGTGTAGGACACACATTGGATTTTggagatttaataaaaaaaaaaaaaaagaaaaactcaatatattttatattaactgtTGAAgtgatattttgaatatattgactaataggaaattttaaatgcCCTATGTGGCTCATACTATATTTCTACCAGACAACACTGAATTAAGAGACTAGATGTACATCCAGTAATACAGACTTGAAACAGTGCCGAGGGAAAAAAGTTCAAAACAGAAAGAGATTTATAGCagtttttgtaaaattaaaacagattcacataatatatattaataaaaatacaaaaatagggaacctgggtggctcagtcagttaaaaaaagtgtctgcctttggctcaagtgatgatccaagggtcctggaatccagccccgcatcaggctccctgcttggcagggagtctgcttctccctctacccctgccccccatgctctctctcaaataaatacatgaaatctttaaaaaaaggaatacaaaaataaaagatgtacatCTAACAGATTAGAACAGTTGTTTGTAGGTGAGGGGGGGAAAcgggaataaaagagaaacaaaaaatgaactatggTAGGCAGAACAATGCACCCCCTCTCAAGATGCCCACATTCTAGTCCTAGGAACCTAGGAATATGTTACATGGCCAAAGGGCCCTCACAGATGTGAGTAAATTCAGAATCTTGAGATGGAGAGGCAATCCTGGAGGGTCCAGTGGAATCACAAGAGTCTTTACAAGCGAAAGGAGGAGGCAAGGGGATggtggacagaggcagaggaagtgaGGTGAGGCTGGGGGCAGTGGTGGAATGGCTGGCTCTGAAGATGAGAGGAGGGCTCCCGAGCAAGGAAGGCAGGCAGCCTCTAAAAGGTGGGcaaggcaagaaaacagaaggagcttccagaaggagcACACAgtcctgttgacaccttgattttggtccAGGGAGacccattttggatttctgacctccagaaccatgagagaataaattcatGTTGCTTAAGTCACTACGTTTGTGGTTAATTTCtcatagcagcaatagaaaatgaacatATGGTCCAACGCATAACACAAGAGAAGCCTATTTAATGGCAAGAAATGAGGTTTGTGTTCAATTTAATCTTCTGTGACTGAGATTAGGGGGGTAGAGAggtagaaaacaaatgaaaagaaaatgaatttattttaaatgtaataaattcaTGTTAAAGAGATGAGATTAAATAATGGCTGGTAATAGTCATAAACTAAGGAGAAAGTACttggtttcttattttctttaaaatttgctctaaattgttatcttttaaattaattacagtGGATAATCACAGTAGTGATGTGAACGTATAGAGTCTGAAGaaatcaattctatttttattttgaaagatattgAGTAATGCATTATAGTGGCTCAATAAACAGTTAATGATTCATGCAAAGCCCATAAGGCCATGATCACAGCATCCAAGAGAGCCCCCTCCATTTGCAGGAACTTAGACGGAATTAAGTATCTTGCAGGCCTAAGCTGGCCCTGATACcttaatacataataaaaatcatcATGCCATGTATCCACCCTCCTCCATATATGCTTGTAGTATTACTATGGACAGGAACAGTAAAATTTTGTCTCTTAAAGGAGCTTCTTATTTAGAAGTCTTGCACCTACAACTTACTGGTCAAGAGTGATCACATCTTGGTGGCCTCTGAACTGCCGAGCCAAACGTAACGCTAAGTCATTGGCTTCAGATCTGTTAAGACAACTCAGAGAGAGGGGTTATacgttcttttttaaaatatttcaatacactctttcaagtatttcaaaatgttaattaCAAAAGTTGTAAGATCCCAGTCATTCAGAAATGTACGGGgaatcctctctctcccctttggtCTTGCCCACTCGGTGATCTCACTTCATCCTTCCAACACAAGTTTCCCAGATATCTTCAATAAAGAACGAGACACACAGAAGAAACCCAATTCAAAGGATACACTGCTCATTTCAAACTTCTGCCCAGTTCAGCAGCGACATCGGTAGGTGACTAACGTTGAGAATATTGGGAAGCCCACATTAAGCCTGATCTCAAAGGGAGGAATGGGAGTGGGAGAGCCCATCACCTTGACCACTAAACTATGTTGTGGTTGTACTGACCCAATAGTCGATCAGTTCCTTATCgataaaataaagatcataatttttttctatttggcttAGATAGCCTAAATATACTActcagacacagaaaaagaaaacaatcatttGTGGGATGTTTACTATCTGCCAGACATCACGCTCagtgttttgtttgcatttattctaGTAACTCCTTTGCAAGGCAAGGGTTGCCATCTCCTTTTTAGGGATAAAGAAACCTCGTCAGAGAGGTGAAGGAGGCAGAGGTTCTCGCAGCTAGTAAGACATAGAGCCAGCATCCAGACTGAAGTCTGTTTAACTTTAAGATTATTCTTTGTACTGTCCTAAGTCTGTCACCTCCAGTCTCTGGTGACAGCACTCTTTGACAATAGAGGATTCCTTAGAAATCAAAGTCAAATATTTAATGTACTGAAGGCAAAAATGCTTTAGAACAATAAATTAGATCCTAAAATACCTTAATTCTTTACAACGAAAAAGGGACAATCTTCTGCTTAtaaatttggtttaaaatttcattgaagaCAAAAGTGAATCACAGTATCATATAATTGAACATTTACAGAATTTCTAAtagttttaatacatttatacatatacataatttttaaaatatgagtttttGCTGTTTGTACAGCTTTCTTCCCAATATAACATCTCATTTTGAGCTTTTCACCTGTCATTAGAGATGTAGttccaaaaacatatttttaatgtctgcatAATAGTCCACAGAATGTATACATAATAACTTGGATTTACAGAATTTAAAGGCTGGAACACATCTATTCTTTTGAATTTCCTCTTGCCTTTTTTGTATTTGTGTTGAGGAAATGTTGAATGCCTAAGAAGCAAGTCAATCAAAAGCTTTACCAAAGTTATGGCTTGTTTAGTAGGATTCTTTTTTTGCTAAAATCCCTCATTCATGCCATAAAAAAACTATCCAGGCCCACTGACTCTTTAGCTACTTACTCTACCTTCTCAGTAGGTGAGAGTCATTTGACTGGTTAGGTTTTCTCACATGAACGGCGGGCTTGGATATTTTTGCCATCGTTACCACCCAAGGATTTAACCTTTAGGGATAGGAAGGCATACCAGGTCTGCTTTCCCCATCTTTCACCAAGGAAGCCTCAGTAATAAAAAGTTGAGTGGCATGTACATGTTAGTGTCACTGACTGGGTCAGAAACCCTGGAACGCACTGCTGGGGGTCTTATCTACCACAAGCTCATGAAGTAaagccaaagaaacagaac
This window encodes:
- the ETNPPL gene encoding ethanolamine-phosphate phospho-lyase isoform X4; translation: MFDERGDQYLDCINNVAHVGHCHPEVVKAALEQMEALNTNSRFLHDNIVEYARRLSATLPEKLSVCYFTNSGCLNRSEANDLALRLARQFRGHQDVITLDHAYHGHLSSLIEISPYKFRKGKDVKKEFVHVAPAPDTYRGKYREDHADPANAYADEVKEIIEKAHNSGRKIAAFIAESMQSCGGQIIPPAGYFQKVAEYVHRAGGVFIADEVQVGFGRVGKHFWSFQMQGEDFVPDIVTMGKPMGNGHPMACVVTTKEIAEAFSSSGMEYFNTYGGNPVSSAIGLAVLNVIENEDLQGNATRVGDYLTELLNKQKAKHTLIGDIRGIGLFIGIDLVKDRQERTPATDEAQHVIYKMKEKRVLLSADGPHRNVLKIKPPMCFTEEDAKFMVDQLDEILTVLEEAIGAKSESVISENTPCRAKMPNEAHSELLGEGASDPRENPGQKRNGLCTDKHSLLSKRLKT
- the ETNPPL gene encoding ethanolamine-phosphate phospho-lyase isoform X1; the protein is MCELYSKQDTLALRRKHIGPSCKVFFAADPVKIVRAQRQYMFDERGDQYLDCINNVAHVGHCHPEVVKAALEQMEALNTNSRFLHDNIVEYARRLSATLPEKLSVCYFTNSGCLNRSEANDLALRLARQFRGHQDVITLDHAYHGHLSSLIEISPYKFRKGKDVKKEFVHVAPAPDTYRGKYREDHADPANAYADEVKEIIEKAHNSGRKIAAFIAESMQSCGGQIIPPAGYFQKVAEYVHRAGGVFIADEVQVGFGRVGKHFWSFQMQGEDFVPDIVTMGKPMGNGHPMACVVTTKEIAEAFSSSGMEYFNTYGGNPVSSAIGLAVLNVIENEDLQGNATRVGDYLTELLNKQKAKHTLIGDIRGIGLFIGIDLVKDRQERTPATDEAQHVIYKMKEKRVLLSADGPHRNVLKIKPPMCFTEEDAKFMVDQLDEILTVLEEAIGAKSESVISENTPCRAKMPNEAHSELLGEGASDPRENPGQKRNGLCTDKHSLLSKRLKT
- the ETNPPL gene encoding ethanolamine-phosphate phospho-lyase isoform X3, which produces MCELYSKQDTLALRRKHIGPSCKVFFAADPVKIVRAQRQYMFDERGDQYLDCINNVAHVGHCHPEVVKAALEQMEALNTNSRFLHDNIVEYARRLSATLPEKLSVCYFTNSGAYHGHLSSLIEISPYKFRKGKDVKKEFVHVAPAPDTYRGKYREDHADPANAYADEVKEIIEKAHNSGRKIAAFIAESMQSCGGQIIPPAGYFQKVAEYVHRAGGVFIADEVQVGFGRVGKHFWSFQMQGEDFVPDIVTMGKPMGNGHPMACVVTTKEIAEAFSSSGMEYFNTYGGNPVSSAIGLAVLNVIENEDLQGNATRVGDYLTELLNKQKAKHTLIGDIRGIGLFIGIDLVKDRQERTPATDEAQHVIYKMKEKRVLLSADGPHRNVLKIKPPMCFTEEDAKFMVDQLDEILTVLEEAIGAKSESVISENTPCRAKMPNEAHSELLGEGASDPRENPGQKRNGLCTDKHSLLSKRLKT
- the ETNPPL gene encoding ethanolamine-phosphate phospho-lyase isoform X2: MCELYSKQDTLALRRKHIGPSCKVFFAADPVKIVRAQRQYMFDERGDQYLDCINNVAHVGHCHPEVVKAALEQMEALNTNSRFLHDNIVEYARRLSATLPEKLSVCYFTNSGSEANDLALRLARQFRGHQDVITLDHAYHGHLSSLIEISPYKFRKGKDVKKEFVHVAPAPDTYRGKYREDHADPANAYADEVKEIIEKAHNSGRKIAAFIAESMQSCGGQIIPPAGYFQKVAEYVHRAGGVFIADEVQVGFGRVGKHFWSFQMQGEDFVPDIVTMGKPMGNGHPMACVVTTKEIAEAFSSSGMEYFNTYGGNPVSSAIGLAVLNVIENEDLQGNATRVGDYLTELLNKQKAKHTLIGDIRGIGLFIGIDLVKDRQERTPATDEAQHVIYKMKEKRVLLSADGPHRNVLKIKPPMCFTEEDAKFMVDQLDEILTVLEEAIGAKSESVISENTPCRAKMPNEAHSELLGEGASDPRENPGQKRNGLCTDKHSLLSKRLKT